Genomic DNA from Leptospiraceae bacterium:
TTCTTCTAAAAGAACTACTTCGTAGGATTCTTTTTTTTCTTCATTGAATGAAATAATTTTCTTCACTTTCTGCAGAGTATGGTTATTGTAATAATGAGCTAGCTCGTGAGCTATAACGCCTGCCGCATAATTTTCTCGATTCGATTTATACGCCTTATCATCATTACCTGCGTTCTTTTTAGATTCTAAGTCGATTCTATCTAATGTAGCTGTATGAATTACAAATTGCCCACCGGGAAAAGCTGCTGCATTAAATTCTTTATCCTGCAAAATGGAATATTTTAATTTGAAAGCCTCTCGACTGGATGCGTCCATAAGTCGAGTAAAGACTTTTTCTAAAATAGGCTTCCATTCATTATGATCTTTTAATGCACCGTTATGCGAACGAACGTATTCTCCGTAAGCTTCTTCACTTTTCTCTTCTATTTGATTCAGAATATCATTTTGTAATCCACGCACACTGGCTGTAAAGGTAATCGTTTTAGTCATATTTCGCATAGAGTGAATTTTGGCTAGATTTAGTTCGATAGGACCTTTGATTATAAAGATTTCTTCATTGATAGAAATTTCTAATTTGCCACTTGCCTTAATTTTGATTTCAGAATTAGAAGGCAAATACGAATTAACCGCAGGAGGTATGTTTTTTCCACCTCCATTAATTTCTACCTGCCCACTTACTTCTTGTATCCGAATGATATTTTCCTTTGCATAAATGCCTATGCTTAAAAATAGAAAAAGAAATCCAATCAATCTCTTCATTTCCCGGCTCCTTGCACAGTAGGAGTTGACGAATCTGCCATTCTTCCTTCCTGTTTTGTACTTTGATCTTTTTTTCTCTGAGAACTAGAAGGTGGATTTTGTTTTTCATTTAGATCAGAAATTTTTCTAGTCACCTTTGCTTCCACAATAACTTCCTTTTTTTCTTCTTTGCAATCCCCTACAATCTTACTGTTCTCAACCATGCACTCATACCGATCTCCCGCTGAAAGGGCAAATAGCACTAAGCCGGTAACACGACCATCTACAAAATCTCCTTTCATATACTCATCAGCGGCAAAGTAATATATACCATCTCCTTGGAATTTTCCATTGTAAAAATTTCCTTTGTAAGTATGCCCACTCTTGAAGGTATATTCTCCATATCCGTTCATCTCATCATCCGCAAATAATCCTTTAAAGAAATCTCCATCTTTAAAATAATATGCGCCCTGTCCCTGAAACTTTCCATTTACGAAATTGCCTTCAAATCTATCTTTGGTTTTAAAAGTAATCGTTCCAAATCCATTTTTCTTACCTTCTCTAAATTCACCTTGAAAAATTGCTCCATCTTCATAGGTAATTGTTCCCTCTCCATAGAATTCTTCCTTTTCATTAAAACCGCCGTTGTATTTTGAACCGCTGGCAAATGTGTATATACCTCTATTATTATTTCTCCCGTTCTCATAATTCATTTCAAATACATCACCATTTGAAAACTTTGTAACTCCAAAGCCATGTTTTTTTCCGTCCTTGAATCCTCCGCGATATACTGCACCAGATTCATATTTATAAACTCCTTCTCCCTCATAGCGGTCACCCACAAACATACCTTCATAACTCGAACCATCTTCAAATTCTATTTTTCCCTTACCATGTTTTTTCCCATTTTTAAACTCGCCTTTGTAAACAGAATCTTTTGGAGAACGATATACCGCATATCCGTTCACTTCATCATTGACAAATTTCCCTTCTACAGAACTTCCATCGCCAAATACTAATTTACCCCTACCTTCATATTTTCCTTCAAAGAAATCTCCATCATATCTCTCATTGTCTGTATGAAATACAATACTACCTCGACCGTGCTTTTTGTTTTTTTGAAATTCACCTTCGTAAGTGTATTGTTTACCTTTATAAGTTCCCTGTCCGTGGTATGCACTTTCAAAAAATTCTCCTTCATAGGAGAATTCTTCTCTTTGATTGACCGCTCGTCCACACCCATGAGGAATAATGTAATCACCCTTTTGAGTCACTTCACCAAAATATACTCCCCCACTATTACCAATTCCTTCAGTAGGAATTCTAGTTTTACTTTCAAAATCAAATCCCATACAGGCAGATCTTTTATACTCTCTCACTCCAAACATAGAACAGTAAGCGAGGAAAAACAGGATTATGCTATAACTTATTAATTTCTTCATATACTTTTCCTTCTATTTAGAGCACTTATCCATTTCTGTTGTAAGTTCATTGATTAAGCCTAATTCTTTTGGATCAAGACCATCTTTCGGTTTTGCGGTTACATATCCGTAAACGCTCTCATTCTTGGGACAGGCTTTGTTTTTAAAATAATTATAGCCATACTCTCTACACTTTGAATTGGTTTCATCTTTTAATAAATGAAAATAGATTAGATTCAAATTTTCAGGCGAGGAAGAATCAACTGTCATATGACCGTCTTGCACATATCCATTGAGAGGTAGTCTAGCTTTTGGAAATGCATTGTCTGTTACATCAATAACAAGACGTTCACTGCAATAGATATTGAGTTCTGTTAGAACTTTGACTGGAGTCTTTGGCGTTTTATTTTCCTTTTGTGGTTTAACTTCATTAGCCACATCTTCTTGACCGGCAGTTTGCCTTTTTACAACAATTTTCTCGTTCTTAATTTCTTTGGTAAAATCTGTAACAACTTCTTGTTTAGCCCCGGACAGCGAATCAGTATTATTCGCTTCTGCTTTTTTTCTAAGAACTAATTTAACAGACTTCTCTTCAAATTTCGTTTGAGAAGAAAGATCAATGGTTCCCTGAGTGCTAGAGTATCCAGACTTAGTAACGGTAATTTGATATTTGCCGCCAGCAGGAAGTGTTACATAAAATTCCCCGTTCGTAGGTTTACTCGACAGATCACCTGTCTTGTTGTCCTTTTCATTCTTCCACTTTACAGAGGACTCTAGTGGCTTATCATCTTGATCGGTGACGATGCCATGAATGGCTACGACGGCAAATACAGGTTTTGCGGATGGAGGCAAAGGTAAAATCTCATAAATATCCTCATCCCCAATGGAATCACCTGTTATATTAGTGGAAAAATATCCTTTTTCTCCCAAAGGATTCACCTTGAACCCCCAATCGTTCGATGCATTATTTAGAGATTTACCAATATTAACCGGTGTAGACCATTTTTCCCAGCTATCATCAAGACGTTCTGATTTAAAAACATCAACCGAACCAAATCCATTGTGACCCTCAGATGAAAAATAAAGAGTTCTGCCATCGGGATGTAGATATGGAGTTCTTTCTGCTCCAGGCGTATTTATAATTGGACCAAGATTAATTGGTTTGGTATAATTTCCATTATCCTCTTTAAAAGAAATATATATGTCAATATTTCCTTCCGTAGACCCTGCATAAAATTTTCCGCGCTCTTTAGAATTATAAGGTCCCCCATTGCGATTGCTTACGAATAATAAGCCTTTGCCGTCAGCAGTGTACGATGCATCGGATTGGAAATCAGGAGAGTTTATCGTCGTCGGTAAAGCCTTTGGTTTTTGCCAGCCATTGGAACTCAATTTAGAAGAATAGAGTTGACCATTTACAAAAATTATCATCTCGGTTCCATCTGGAGATATTGCAAGGGCTGCATCGTTACCTGCACTATTTAATTCTTTTACAGGCTTTGCATCTACCCATTCACCTTTTTGATCATCAAAATAAGAATGCCAAATATCTTCCCCTCCACTTCCACCTTCTCGTCTAGAGCAGAAATAAATTTCTTTTCCATTTAATTCCATAAGCGGAATGTAATCTCCATCTTTGCTATTAATCTTCTTACCAATATTTCGAATCACAATATTGTCTTTAGGGGCTAACAGCATTAAGACAATAGAATCAATGTCTTTTTTCTTTTGAGGAAATCTAGATTTGTATTTTTCCCATAAATCTGATGCTTCTTTAAACTGTTTTTTGTCCATTAAAATTCCAGCAGAGTATTCAATGATTTTATAATCAAAATAGGCGTTACAGTTTTTCCTTGAGGAAAGAACTTGATCTACTTTGTTTGAAAGTTTGTAAGCCAGAATAGCAGCCACACTGTCTTCATTTTCTGTGATCTTTCCTCTCCATTCAAACTCTCGTTTTAACTTTTCTGGATACTCTACTTTTTCTAAATCCGTATCCCCCTGCCAAGCTCCATTGCAATACGCTAACTTTTTTAGAACGTCATCCGACACATCTGAGTTAGTATCCACTTTCGGAGCATCCTTTATACTTTCCGATGAACAAGAAAGAAACATCGAAAGAATTATCGTAATTACTATATTTTTTTTCATGGTTTGTTTTATCCTTTTATTTATTTGCAAGTTGAGTCTTTGGGAAGTTCATTTCCTATCGACATATGATTGTCTATGCCTGCGCCGGCTCCTTGAGGTAATTGCCTATTATCCGTTATTTTTCTTACAGCTTTAGATAATGAATGCTTTAATTCAGTTAAAGTTATTTCCCCATTATCGACTGCATTTCCGCAGAGAATACTCTCTTTTAATGCTTTCGAAAATGCTCCATTCTCCCAATCGGGTCTTTCTAAAGATGTTTCAATATCACGCGATGACGCAAATACAGTTAGATTTTTCTTATCTGGATCATGAGAGGCATTTAAGAAAGTTGTTAAATTGCTAGCTGTTAATAACCCAGAATGGCAAGAATCAAGAAATAAAATTACCTTACTCTCTACAGAACTCAGATCGGATAATATTATTTCACCCCTTGCAAGTCCCGACTTAGATCCACCTTTATGGTCGTATGGGATAAATGAGTATTTACCTTTAAAGTCAGAAACACCATGACCAGAGAAAAAAACCATTGTAACATCCGATGGATATTTGGCTAAATTCTCAATTTCCTTTTCAATATTCTCTAGTGTTGCTTGGTCATTAAGTAATTCTTTAATTTCAACCTTTTCGTAAAAACTACTTTCTTGCCTTCTCATAAGGATAGAGAAATCCTTTGCATCTTTTACCGCAAAAGATAATGCCTTCACTCCTGAAATTTCAGGATAATTATTTATGCCTATAGAAAGAATTTTAAGAATAGGCTTTTTCTTTTTAGCCTCTATACTCTTTTTAGTTTTAATAAGTCTAAATTCAGCTGAATTACTAATGACAGCATCATTGTCAGTCATAGCACTAATCTCATATAAAATATTTCCATCCTCTATAGGAAATTCATAATTAAACATTGTTGTCCCCTTCACTTTCACATTAACTTTTTTAATTTTTACAACTGATTTGCCTGTATATTTAAACGCTTTAATATCTATGTTTGAATTTGAAGTAACCTCAAATTCAAATGCGGCGGATTCTCCATTATTATCCGTATTTAGAGTTGCGGATTTAATAACAATCTTCACAGCAGGCGACTTCTCTATCTCTAAACCTTTTGTTGTTTCCCCACTCTCTTTATCTGCTTCCTTAACTGCAAGGGCTACACTCTCTTTGCCTAAGACTTTAGATAGAATGTCAGGACGAAAGTAGGTATCTCTAAATCGAGCAATAGGAAAGAAGTCGGCTTCTTTGTCTTTGGCATTGTTGACATGCCAGCCAACAAACTCTTCTCCGTCAATGGAACAATCATAAAAGCCCTGTGGTGTCCATACCGCCCAACGTTTTTTATCAGGGTGAGGGAAATAGGCAAGTAGCTCATCTCCGTTCTCGACTCTATACCAGCGAATGGTTCCATCTCCTAAAGCGGCTACTACTAATTTTCCGTCGCCTGAAATATTGATAGCCCATACGATGCTAGGAGTAGAAATTTTCCATTTCGTAATTCCAGTTAGTTTTTCGTTATAATAAATATTCCATTCAGTTCCTAGCGCATAATGACTAGTATCTGGATGAAAGGAAAGACTTCTAGAAATTTCCCCTTCTTGTAATTTGAGTTTTCTAAATATATAAGGCTCTGTAAGCCCAAGCCATTTTTCCTTTGGAATTCCACCGAAAGAAGGATTTTTTAAACCAGAATTATTTCCTGCTATTTCTAAATTTTTTCTCGCAAGACTAAAATAGTATTTTGTATTGTCTTTTGGGTTATAAGAGAAGCTGATTTCTTTTCCATCCTCCGATACAGCAAAGCTTTCTTGCTCTTCCGAAAAATTAGCTTTTTGTGGTGTGATGCGTAAGGTCACTCTATCATTTTGAATCTTTCCAATAAAAGGATCGGCAGCGGCTAACCAAAGATTTCCCTGTGAACTAGGGAGAAGATGCATAATTGTTTGATTCGAAACAGAAATATCATTGTATGCCCCCTTTCCCTTATCCTGCCAAATACGAAGTAGAATTTCTCCTTGCGCATTTTCGTATTCGCCACCGGCAAATAGCTTGTTACCTGAATAAGCTACTTTGTTGATATGACTTCCACTTGGTATACCAGATGAAGAAGGTGAAAATAGATACTGATAACTTTGTAAGGAATAAACGTCAACGTTTGGAGTATCATAGTAACCAACTGCGAGGTTCTCTCCATCAGATGAAACGGAAATCGAAAATGGTTTTGAACCATTCTTTGTGGATAATATCTTTTCTTCCCTCAGTTCATTTCCAGAAGTAGAATAGATTGTAATTTTCCCATCAAAGGAGCTAGCGGCTAAATACTGTATTCCGTCACGCTTATAAAAGGCAGCCCAATAGCTGTCTCCTTCGAAGTCAGAGCCTTTACCAATTCGAGAAAACTGTTTATTCTCAACTCGATACAAAACAAATCCGATACCTGCTTTAGACTCTTCCACTGTAGCAACTAGATACTGTCCGTTCTCAGAAAATGCCAAGTGATTAACCTGCTCTTCTATTTCAAGCCTTTGTATCATCTTACCAGTTTGTGTTTCGAAAATATAAATCTTTGGTTTCTCTGTTTGCCATTTGCCCGTCCATCCACTCGCTACAATTATACTTGCGTCAGGCGAAATAGCCACTGCATTTAACTTACCTTCTTTTCCGCCAGCTATTGGAGGTCGAATCACTCGATACTGACTAAGTCCCGCACTTCTTCCCATACCACCACTTTCAATATCCCATACGCGTATCGTTTTATCTTCACCTGCGCTTACTAAATACTTCTCGTTTGCATCAACTCCAATGCGCGTAATCTTAGAGCCATGGTTTCCATTCTCTGTTCTTAAGAAAGCTTCCGTAGAAAAATTTTCTGGAATAATACTTCTATTTCTAAAAACAGAGTTGCTGCTCGCACAAGATACGAGAAGCGTTAGTATCCATAATAGTAAAATGTTAAATTGGTTCTTCATAATTCTCCTGAGTGTTTTTTACTCTCATTTTTTCTTACCTTTGCTTTTTGTTTTTTCAACTTTCGTTTTCTTAGAAGAATCTTCCTCCGTTGTCGATTTCTCCTCAGTGGAATTCTTTTTTGTTTCTGATTTACGCTCTATCTCTTTTGCATTCGTAGATTTTGGTATATCATTAGTATCCGCTGGCATAATTTTCGTATCCTTAGAGGGAGATGTTTTTGATTCCGATTTTTCTTCTACTTTTGTATCCTTCGTAGAATCAGGATTAGCCTCAGAAGGCTTTAATTCTTTATCAATAGGTAGCGTAGTGGTTATATTTGGATTGTATTTATTCACTTTAAACTTTTGGATATTTGGTTTGAAATGAATTTTTAATTTTACTGATTGCATTGGTCTAAGTCCATCATTGATGGGTCTTATCTTAAAAGGTATCACTTGAGAGTTTTCATTCTTATGCAAGTCATAGGCAACTTCTTTGATATCTCCATCAGACAAATATTCTACAGATTGAAATTCCAGAAAATCGGGAAGGACATCTACAACAGTAAACTCTTCTTTGATGGGGATATCGCCGTTATTCACAATCGTTATGAGAATCGAATAGTCAAATTTATCCAAGCTTTCAAAGAACTCATGGTAAATATATCCAGGCAAAATTTTGAAATCCTTATTGTAAGCATAAATATTTTCATAATGAAATTCATGCGGAAGAATTGCCCAAACATAACCAAGAGTTAAAGGAGTAAAAAAAAGTTTAATAATAAAGTTCAGCTGACTATAAAAATGGAATTCTCGATTAACGCTTAAATGTTTAAAGTTTTTCTTAACATCCCATTCTTCAATATGATACATTGTTACCTTATTGGCATTGCTATAATTCGTAACTAATTTGTTCGTTTCATCTTTGAAGATAACCGCCGTTGTAGTCCCATCTTTTGTATTCCAATAATAGTGTTGTTTTCTATTGAAACTGGAAAATTCTGAATAGAAACAATAGAATTTTTTCCCCCCATACTACTTTCGAAATCATCAATTCGCACTTGCACTTTTGGTTGACAATTGATGATAATAATTATCAGTAAAATCAACCCTATTTGATATATTTTGTGATTTTTCATCGATTCCCTCCGCTTACTTTTACAGGAATGCTTTCTTTCTTTGCTGGCTGAAACGAGTTGCAGCCTATAGCGCATAACGCAAGTATTGCAATACCCATCTTAATCGTTAAAATAGCCTTGCGACTATTTACTTTTTTTGTTTCTTTCATTTTTGTTTTCTCCTCAACTTATTTTTATTTTTTCCAAGCATCTATTACTTCCTGAATCAAATTTCTTTCTTCTGAATCTAATTGTTCATCTTTCAATTTTTCGTTCATTGCTTCGTAAGCGGCTCTTAATTTGGGTTTCTTATTTTCTTTAAAGTATTGATACCCAATTTTTCTTTGGTCAAGAGAATCAGTATTTAGTAAATAATAATGGAAAAAATCTCTATCTTTTCTAGTTGACTGGTTAATTAATATATACCCCTTTTCACAACTAAGAATAACTTCGGAAGGAATCTCTGTATCTATACAACGCGGGTTCATACTTCTTGTGCTGTAAATGTAACCGTTAAATTGCGCTGCTGTAAGTTCGTAATAAAAAGGCGTGGTTGATACATAGGCTCTTTTAAAAGCTGACTCTGTTTTAACCGGTATGTATTTGCCATTACCCGCTACTGCAATTTTCGTCAATGCAGCATCTTCACTTTCACTCATTTCTATTCCGGCAATGACTAGATCAATTGTAATCTGGCTAGCTTTAATATTTGCTATGGACTGTAATTTTTTGGCAGATTCTTCTGGCTTTCCTCCGCATGATTCCATTCCATCTGTGACGAGGGTAACAAAGTATTTCCCCTTCTTGCCGTCTAGAAGTCCTGCCATGACATCCAATGAATTAGAAATTGGAGTCAATCCTATTGGCTTTATTTCATTAATCTTTTCTATTAACTCATTCTTGTTAAACTCAACAAAGGGAGATTGAATTTCTTGTATACAATTACAACCATATCCACCAAAGGCATACAGACCAAAATTCTTTCCTGTCTCTAATTCTGGATCAATTTTTTTTACAAAGTCAATGGTCAATTGCTTTGCAACTGCCATTCTATTAGAGCTACCAAGTGAAGCACTCATACTTCCACTCTGATCAATTAAATAAATGGAATACGTTTCGTCTGGTTTTTCTGCGTTAAACTTTTTTGAAATATTTTTTATGTTTTCAATGCATAAGCTATTAGCACAGTTTACCTTATTACAAATATCTCGATCCAACTCTTCTCTAACTGGGAATATACAATGTTGAAAAAAAAGAACTGAAATTGTAATTAATAGACTAATTGATATAATATGCTTTTTTAGAATTTTTTCCTTTCTTGTTTCTTTCATTTCCTTTTCTCCTTTCAATGATTTCTATTTTTCATTGTTTACAATGTCCTAACTGTGATTTTCATGATTCATATGATTGGGATGATTTAGTTCTTGGTAATTTTTTTTTATACCAACAAATCATTCTTACTCATAAATCATCTTAATCATACTAATCACAAAAATCATAGTTCAGACACCTACATCCCACATTTCCCGTTGTAAATACCTAGCAACAATATTCCTTATTTTCCCCTACAAATCCTCCTATAGGAGGAAAAGTCATTTTTTTATTTCCAAAGGATGTCTTAGATCAAAGACTTCTCGCAAGTAAATGATTATAATTATCATTCTCTGACGATTCCATTTAGCATTATCGTTTTGAAATATTTCCGGATAAATGTTATTATCCTCGCAAAAATTTGTAAGGGAAATTCTGTTTGCATCACCCTTGAATTTCGATAGAGTGTTTAATAGATTCACCCGAAATGTTTCCTTAATCATTGTCTTACTCACAATTTCTCCAATGATTTTAGATACAGATGCAGCAGTGTCTTCGAGTGAACAACCCTTCACGAATTCGACTAACGCATACAAGTATTTGCGCTTCTTGATGCCGAAGTCATTTACTCGTAAATACATCTTTCCATTTCGTTTGTTTCTCACAGGGTATTGCAATTCAGGTCTCCTGTAGAGTAGTGACGGGGATTTCAAAAAAAGAGAAAAAAAAGCAGTGTTAGTGTGTTTTTTTCTTTCTTAACTCTTTTTTGCGCCTCAGTTAGTTTTTATTAACCTTTCCTCTTTAAGCGAGGTAAAAGGGACATAGAAGCGACGTAAGAGCCACATAGAAGCCGAAATCGGCTTGAAGATTCGTTCTAGATTCGAACTACCTTGCCTATAAGTAAATCGCTTAATAATTTGACATTCCTACAGAAGAAAAAAGAATTTACCAATTATATGTTTAGCTCATTCTTGCCTGATGTCTATTTTTAAAAAGATACCAAACCCTTTTGGGAAAAAGGTGGTGAAGCGCATCAGGAAAAAAGTAGAAGAGGTAGCTGATGAAGTAGAAACAAGAGATTTGAAAGTTGTGAAAGAAAAAAATATAGATCTCTCTACTGGCAAAAGACGGTATATTGATGTTGCTGGTATAGATTTAGATGACAACATCGTCGAGCTTCACCAAGTTGGTAAGCAAACCAAAAAAGGCTTGCCCGTAAAGAGGGAAAGAGTTGTTATAAGTAGTCAGTCCGTGAAGAAACAGGTATTGAAATTGAATTTCATCCTACAATGATATAGAATAAACAAAATGAACAGCCAACGAATCACCTTTTATTTCACTCCGGAAGACGTACTTCAAATTGATTCGTATTTAAAAAAGAATGAACTACTCTTACTAGGTCAACCGATGCCAGACAGTAAGCCTATTATCCTACCATCGCTCTTATTAGATGAATCTAATTCAAAAATATATAGGGGGCATAAATATATTATCCGTTCTCAGGATATTGATTCTGTTATTATAAAATATATTTCCGAACAAAATTATTATCTAGTCGATTGTATGGATTCACCCGTAATTGAAACAGGCTATTCTAATTATAAAATAACGGTCTTATAAAAAGTCCGATCGTATATACACATCAAAGACGCACTTTTAAAAGAGCCTCTTCGCAGAGTTCCAAAGTCTCCTGAGTTTACAGATGGCAGATGATTTCTTCAAATGGTTTCGTAAACAATTCAAAACGCAAAGCTTCCTGGTTTTGAGCACGACATTTTTTCTCTCGCTTTGCGCCAATTGGAGTTAGTTCCGGCGGACAGCTAGTAAAGAACTAAAGCCGTTTACACACCGCAGCAAAGCGTTGTTAGTCTTTATATATTCGAGCGTATAGAGAAATCAAAAAAAGGAAGGAATCTCTCAATGGCATTAGCAAATGGCTCTCTATTGAGACTTTGGAGTTTTTACTAAGGATTATGAAAATGCATATAATCGTTGACATTTTAGATAGAATAGTCTATTTCTAACGAAACGAGGTATATACAATATGAGAAAAGAGAGATAAAAGAATTAGTAGCATTTGGGTCATGGGGATTATTATTTACAGGTTTCGCATTTTGTTAGTTAAGGCAATAGATGCAGATGACCAAAACGTTGTTTATGATTCCAACGGACGAGTTTTAGAAAATCTTAAATATAAAAATGCAGGTGGAAATCCAAGAGCTAGTAACGTGAAGGGCAGTGGAACGTTCAATTACTAAAGGTTTATCCAGGCTCAATATGAAGGCGACAAGATAGGCATTAAAGTCAAAGGCATTGAATGTAAAATGTCAACTAACGTATTCCTATATAAATCTCTCGGATTACTTCCTCCGACTTTATCGAGAAAAGAATTCGAACGAATATACACATATCTATTTAATTCCCAAAATGCCAGACTAAAAATTCCGTCCACTTATAATATGGCTTTGCGAGGTTTTGAGGCAGCGGATATTACTGATAAGTCTATGATAAAAAAAGCAGGAGAAGCATTTCCTCAAATAAATTTTAGTTCTGATAAAAAGACTTTTCTTTCTTTTGCGAAACTTTTTCAAAATACTGAATATGCGAAG
This window encodes:
- a CDS encoding M48 family metallopeptidase, encoding MKRLIGFLFLFLSIGIYAKENIIRIQEVSGQVEINGGGKNIPPAVNSYLPSNSEIKIKASGKLEISINEEIFIIKGPIELNLAKIHSMRNMTKTITFTASVRGLQNDILNQIEEKSEEAYGEYVRSHNGALKDHNEWKPILEKVFTRLMDASSREAFKLKYSILQDKEFNAAAFPGGQFVIHTATLDRIDLESKKNAGNDDKAYKSNRENYAAGVIAHELAHYYNNHTLQKVKKIISFNEEKKESYEVVLLEEVKFSQDLELDADSSGLILLQKAGYEASARIDMLEILNKVHQEAAKLQKTQIPFFASHPTPHDRLKVFEGSKRICIHGLLKWKKHLRISN
- a CDS encoding caspase family protein; protein product: MKNQFNILLLWILTLLVSCASSNSVFRNRSIIPENFSTEAFLRTENGNHGSKITRIGVDANEKYLVSAGEDKTIRVWDIESGGMGRSAGLSQYRVIRPPIAGGKEGKLNAVAISPDASIIVASGWTGKWQTEKPKIYIFETQTGKMIQRLEIEEQVNHLAFSENGQYLVATVEESKAGIGFVLYRVENKQFSRIGKGSDFEGDSYWAAFYKRDGIQYLAASSFDGKITIYSTSGNELREEKILSTKNGSKPFSISVSSDGENLAVGYYDTPNVDVYSLQSYQYLFSPSSSGIPSGSHINKVAYSGNKLFAGGEYENAQGEILLRIWQDKGKGAYNDISVSNQTIMHLLPSSQGNLWLAAADPFIGKIQNDRVTLRITPQKANFSEEQESFAVSEDGKEISFSYNPKDNTKYYFSLARKNLEIAGNNSGLKNPSFGGIPKEKWLGLTEPYIFRKLKLQEGEISRSLSFHPDTSHYALGTEWNIYYNEKLTGITKWKISTPSIVWAINISGDGKLVVAALGDGTIRWYRVENGDELLAYFPHPDKKRWAVWTPQGFYDCSIDGEEFVGWHVNNAKDKEADFFPIARFRDTYFRPDILSKVLGKESVALAVKEADKESGETTKGLEIEKSPAVKIVIKSATLNTDNNGESAAFEFEVTSNSNIDIKAFKYTGKSVVKIKKVNVKVKGTTMFNYEFPIEDGNILYEISAMTDNDAVISNSAEFRLIKTKKSIEAKKKKPILKILSIGINNYPEISGVKALSFAVKDAKDFSILMRRQESSFYEKVEIKELLNDQATLENIEKEIENLAKYPSDVTMVFFSGHGVSDFKGKYSFIPYDHKGGSKSGLARGEIILSDLSSVESKVILFLDSCHSGLLTASNLTTFLNASHDPDKKNLTVFASSRDIETSLERPDWENGAFSKALKESILCGNAVDNGEITLTELKHSLSKAVRKITDNRQLPQGAGAGIDNHMSIGNELPKDSTCK
- a CDS encoding VWA domain-containing protein; the encoded protein is MKETRKEKILKKHIISISLLITISVLFFQHCIFPVREELDRDICNKVNCANSLCIENIKNISKKFNAEKPDETYSIYLIDQSGSMSASLGSSNRMAVAKQLTIDFVKKIDPELETGKNFGLYAFGGYGCNCIQEIQSPFVEFNKNELIEKINEIKPIGLTPISNSLDVMAGLLDGKKGKYFVTLVTDGMESCGGKPEESAKKLQSIANIKASQITIDLVIAGIEMSESEDAALTKIAVAGNGKYIPVKTESAFKRAYVSTTPFYYELTAAQFNGYIYSTRSMNPRCIDTEIPSEVILSCEKGYILINQSTRKDRDFFHYYLLNTDSLDQRKIGYQYFKENKKPKLRAAYEAMNEKLKDEQLDSEERNLIQEVIDAWKK
- a CDS encoding PD40 domain-containing protein, whose translation is MKKNIVITIILSMFLSCSSESIKDAPKVDTNSDVSDDVLKKLAYCNGAWQGDTDLEKVEYPEKLKREFEWRGKITENEDSVAAILAYKLSNKVDQVLSSRKNCNAYFDYKIIEYSAGILMDKKQFKEASDLWEKYKSRFPQKKKDIDSIVLMLLAPKDNIVIRNIGKKINSKDGDYIPLMELNGKEIYFCSRREGGSGGEDIWHSYFDDQKGEWVDAKPVKELNSAGNDAALAISPDGTEMIIFVNGQLYSSKLSSNGWQKPKALPTTINSPDFQSDASYTADGKGLLFVSNRNGGPYNSKERGKFYAGSTEGNIDIYISFKEDNGNYTKPINLGPIINTPGAERTPYLHPDGRTLYFSSEGHNGFGSVDVFKSERLDDSWEKWSTPVNIGKSLNNASNDWGFKVNPLGEKGYFSTNITGDSIGDEDIYEILPLPPSAKPVFAVVAIHGIVTDQDDKPLESSVKWKNEKDNKTGDLSSKPTNGEFYVTLPAGGKYQITVTKSGYSSTQGTIDLSSQTKFEEKSVKLVLRKKAEANNTDSLSGAKQEVVTDFTKEIKNEKIVVKRQTAGQEDVANEVKPQKENKTPKTPVKVLTELNIYCSERLVIDVTDNAFPKARLPLNGYVQDGHMTVDSSSPENLNLIYFHLLKDETNSKCREYGYNYFKNKACPKNESVYGYVTAKPKDGLDPKELGLINELTTEMDKCSK